The Planctomycetota bacterium genome includes a window with the following:
- a CDS encoding biotin--[acetyl-CoA-carboxylase] ligase encodes MDPRVSLSLRRGHGQSIPPADLAAALGLAPHRLAEAVHDLSEVGFVVEAHPMLGLRLVGAPAGLLAEELACELAVNRVGRHIECVEATASTNDLAWETVAQGRDASDGLAIFAEHQTAGRGRRGSRWLAPPHTAILCSVVLWMPRAGAAPALLTRAAAVAAAEAIEEQSDLTAGIKWPNDVVVEDRKVGGILVEARPAAEGTTAVVIGIGLNGSQGPEAFPPDMRPYVASLAMLGAEVDRTLLARSLLERLDRVCGGADWADENEDVRHEAARRCRTIGRRITLAEGGEVYEGEVVDLDPDYGLILRLADGSQRRFGTMTSHVVSGGRAGAG; translated from the coding sequence GTGGACCCGCGAGTTTCCTTATCGCTTCGGCGAGGGCACGGCCAATCGATTCCGCCGGCGGATCTGGCGGCGGCGCTGGGTCTGGCGCCGCACCGCCTCGCCGAAGCCGTCCACGACCTTTCGGAGGTCGGTTTTGTCGTCGAGGCGCACCCGATGCTCGGCCTGCGTCTTGTCGGCGCGCCGGCCGGCCTCCTGGCGGAGGAATTGGCGTGCGAACTCGCGGTGAATCGCGTCGGTCGGCACATCGAGTGCGTCGAGGCGACGGCTTCCACGAACGACCTGGCGTGGGAAACCGTCGCGCAGGGGAGGGACGCCTCCGACGGCCTGGCCATCTTTGCGGAACATCAGACCGCGGGCAGGGGACGCCGCGGAAGCCGTTGGCTCGCGCCGCCGCACACGGCAATTCTTTGCTCCGTTGTACTCTGGATGCCGCGCGCGGGCGCCGCTCCGGCCCTCCTGACGCGCGCCGCCGCCGTCGCTGCCGCCGAGGCGATTGAAGAACAGTCGGACCTCACGGCCGGCATCAAGTGGCCGAACGACGTTGTCGTCGAGGACCGTAAAGTGGGCGGCATTCTGGTCGAGGCGCGACCGGCGGCCGAAGGCACAACCGCCGTGGTGATCGGTATCGGGCTGAATGGCTCGCAGGGGCCGGAGGCGTTCCCGCCGGATATGCGTCCGTATGTCGCCAGCCTCGCAATGCTTGGGGCCGAGGTCGACAGGACGTTGCTGGCCCGGTCGCTCCTGGAGCGGTTGGATCGTGTGTGCGGCGGTGCGGATTGGGCTGATGAAAACGAGGATGTTCGGCACGAGGCGGCCAGGCGCTGCCGAACCATTGGCCGACGAATCACCTTGGCCGAGGGAGGAGAGGTCTACGAGGGGGAGGTGGTGGACCTGGATCCCGACTATGGGCTTATTCTGCGTCTGGCGGACGGGAGCCAACGGCGGTTCGGGACCATGACGAGCCATGTGGTTTCCGGAGGTCGGGCGGGGGCTGGTTGA
- the nadC gene encoding carboxylating nicotinate-nucleotide diphosphorylase, with amino-acid sequence MKPKRPISTIPTDRLKARALESLQPLLTLSLDEDIGPGDLTTDVLIDTEAEADGRVVACADGVVAGLLFVKPILHRVDTRLRFKPSVRDGARIRAGRTLGRITGPVRPMLTAERTMLNFLQSLSGIATLTRKYVDAVKGTGVVILDTRKTTPGWRYIEKYAVRVGGGINHRTGLYDGVLIKDNHLAIRSPNHVGETVAELIREARGRVSPEIPIQVEVESLDYLEEVLRAAPDVVLLDNMPVEQLRQAVVQRDRLFGDAGPALEASGGINLSNVRAVAETGVDRISVGALTHSAPILDISLEIQRR; translated from the coding sequence ATGAAACCCAAACGTCCCATTAGCACGATCCCCACGGATCGCCTCAAAGCCCGCGCCCTTGAAAGCCTCCAGCCCCTCCTCACGCTTTCTCTCGACGAGGACATCGGCCCCGGCGACCTGACGACCGACGTGCTCATCGACACCGAGGCCGAGGCCGACGGCCGCGTGGTCGCCTGTGCCGACGGCGTCGTCGCCGGCCTCCTTTTCGTCAAGCCCATTCTGCACCGCGTTGACACGCGGCTCCGATTCAAACCCTCCGTCCGGGACGGGGCGCGCATCCGCGCCGGGCGGACCCTCGGCCGCATCACGGGCCCCGTTCGACCCATGCTCACTGCCGAACGCACCATGCTCAATTTTCTCCAGAGCCTCTCGGGCATCGCCACCCTGACGCGCAAGTACGTGGATGCCGTCAAGGGCACGGGGGTCGTGATTCTCGACACGCGCAAGACCACTCCCGGCTGGCGGTATATCGAGAAGTACGCGGTCCGCGTCGGCGGCGGCATCAACCACCGCACGGGCCTCTATGACGGCGTTCTCATCAAGGACAACCACCTGGCCATCCGTTCGCCGAACCACGTCGGCGAGACGGTGGCGGAACTCATCCGCGAAGCGCGGGGACGCGTCTCGCCCGAAATCCCCATTCAGGTCGAGGTCGAAAGCCTCGATTACCTCGAAGAGGTTTTGCGGGCGGCGCCCGACGTCGTCCTGCTGGACAACATGCCGGTCGAACAACTCCGCCAGGCCGTGGTCCAGCGCGACCGGCTTTTCGGCGACGCCGGACCCGCCCTCGAAGCCTCGGGCGGCATCAACCTCTCCAATGTCCGCGCCGTCGCCGAAACGGGTGTCGACCGCATCAGCGTCGGCGCGCTGACGCACAGCGCCCCGATCCTCGACATCTCGCTGGAAATCCAGCGGAGGTAA
- the uvrB gene encoding excinuclease ABC subunit UvrB, which produces MDRFELVSDFVPKGDQPAAIEALVAGLEAGKRFQTLLGVTGSGKTFTMANVIQRVQRPTLVISHNKTLAAQLYGEFKEFFPHNAVAYFVSYYDYYQPEAYIPARDIYIEKDASINDDIDRLRLQATSALMSRRDVIIVASVSCIYGLGSPEDYEGMVVSLETGLAIERDDLLRRLVDLQYERNDMGFGRGKFRVRGDCVDVQPAYEQFAYRVEFFGDRVDRIARINPTSGEIVGSEKQVFLYPAKHFLLPEDRVETACVRIEEELTQRLQELRRGGKLLEAQRLEARTKYDLEMLREVGYCAGIENYSRHLSGRAAGERPYCLLDYFPEDYLVFVDESHATIPQIRAMHAGDRSRKVVLVEHGFRLPSALDNRPLEFDEWLGLVGQTVFVSATPGDWEIERSGGEVVEQVIRPTGLVDPEIRIEPAGGQVEHLLGEIRKRVEAGQRTLITTLTKRLAEDLAEYIRRAGIKCEYLHSEVEVFDRSEILRDLRLGKFDAIVGINLLREGLDLPEVSLVAILDADREGFLRSETSLLQTIGRCARHASAQVVLYADTLTPSMQRAVEETRRRREKQAAHNREHGIKPESIRKAVRVGIEAEVQGRRAAREAVRLSERDFARSELVRELEGEMHRAAERLEFERAAQLRDRIEEILHETQTSH; this is translated from the coding sequence ATGGACCGCTTCGAACTGGTGTCCGATTTCGTGCCGAAGGGCGACCAGCCCGCCGCCATCGAGGCCCTCGTGGCGGGCCTGGAGGCCGGCAAACGGTTCCAGACGCTCCTCGGCGTCACGGGCAGCGGCAAGACGTTCACCATGGCCAATGTCATCCAGCGGGTCCAACGGCCGACGCTCGTCATCAGCCACAATAAGACCCTCGCCGCTCAACTTTACGGCGAGTTCAAGGAGTTCTTCCCTCACAACGCCGTCGCCTACTTCGTTTCCTACTACGATTACTATCAGCCCGAGGCATACATCCCGGCCCGCGACATCTACATCGAGAAGGACGCCTCGATCAACGACGACATCGACCGTCTGCGCCTCCAGGCCACCAGCGCGCTCATGAGCCGGCGCGACGTCATCATCGTCGCCAGCGTCTCGTGCATCTACGGCCTCGGCAGCCCCGAGGATTACGAGGGCATGGTCGTTTCGCTCGAGACCGGTCTGGCGATCGAGCGCGACGATCTTCTGCGGCGTCTCGTGGACCTCCAGTACGAGCGGAACGACATGGGTTTCGGTCGCGGCAAGTTCCGCGTCCGCGGCGATTGCGTCGACGTCCAGCCCGCCTACGAGCAATTCGCCTATCGCGTGGAATTCTTCGGCGACCGCGTCGACCGCATCGCGAGGATCAACCCGACCAGCGGCGAGATCGTCGGCTCCGAGAAGCAGGTCTTCCTGTACCCCGCCAAACACTTTCTTCTGCCCGAGGACCGCGTTGAGACGGCGTGCGTGCGGATTGAGGAGGAATTGACCCAGCGGCTCCAGGAACTCCGCCGCGGCGGCAAACTACTGGAGGCCCAGCGCCTCGAAGCCCGCACCAAGTACGACCTCGAAATGCTCCGCGAGGTCGGCTACTGCGCCGGCATCGAGAACTACAGCCGCCACCTCTCCGGCCGGGCGGCCGGCGAGAGGCCCTACTGCCTTCTGGACTACTTCCCGGAGGATTACCTCGTTTTTGTCGACGAGAGCCACGCCACCATCCCTCAGATCCGCGCGATGCACGCCGGCGACCGCAGCCGAAAAGTCGTCCTCGTCGAGCACGGGTTCCGCCTGCCCTCGGCCCTCGACAACCGGCCGCTGGAGTTTGACGAGTGGCTCGGGCTCGTCGGCCAGACCGTCTTCGTCTCGGCCACGCCGGGCGACTGGGAGATCGAGCGTTCGGGCGGCGAGGTCGTCGAACAGGTCATCCGCCCCACCGGCCTCGTGGACCCCGAGATACGCATCGAGCCGGCAGGCGGGCAGGTCGAGCACCTTCTCGGCGAAATCCGGAAGCGCGTCGAGGCCGGCCAGCGCACCCTCATCACGACCCTCACGAAACGCCTCGCCGAGGACCTTGCCGAATACATTCGCCGCGCCGGCATCAAGTGCGAGTACCTGCACAGCGAGGTCGAGGTGTTCGACCGGAGCGAAATTCTGCGGGACCTGAGGCTCGGCAAGTTCGACGCCATCGTCGGCATCAATCTGCTGCGCGAGGGTCTGGACTTGCCGGAGGTCAGCCTCGTCGCTATCCTCGATGCGGATCGCGAAGGGTTCCTTCGCTCGGAAACGAGCCTGTTGCAGACGATCGGCCGCTGCGCCCGCCACGCGAGCGCCCAGGTGGTCCTCTACGCCGACACCCTGACGCCGAGCATGCAGCGGGCCGTCGAGGAGACTCGCCGACGCCGCGAAAAACAGGCCGCCCATAACCGGGAGCACGGCATCAAGCCCGAAAGCATCCGAAAGGCGGTCCGTGTCGGCATCGAAGCCGAGGTCCAGGGCCGGCGGGCGGCACGCGAGGCCGTCCGCCTGAGCGAAAGGGATTTTGCGCGATCCGAACTCGTCCGCGAACTGGAAGGAGAAATGCACCGGGCGGCCGAACGCCTCGAATTTGAACGCGCCGCCCAACTCCGCGACCGCATCGAGGAAATCCTCCATGAAACCCAAACGTCCCATTAG
- a CDS encoding helix-hairpin-helix domain-containing protein: MSERSAAGIMSLMADSSETPPPEPSPLVARAEQVVLVVLALAVVAGVAWRAADYWRIGAEPIEVVPPPEGPTFRVNVNQADWVTLSLIPGVGEKLAKAIVDARLACGGKFESLDDLKTVRGIGDKILEKLRPYLFLGDPDAGDEPVEMVDAP; this comes from the coding sequence TTGTCCGAGCGGTCGGCGGCCGGCATAATGTCGCTCATGGCCGATTCATCTGAAACGCCGCCGCCGGAACCGTCGCCCCTCGTCGCCCGCGCCGAGCAGGTGGTGCTGGTCGTCCTCGCGCTGGCGGTGGTGGCGGGCGTCGCGTGGCGGGCGGCCGATTACTGGCGGATCGGCGCCGAGCCGATCGAGGTTGTCCCGCCCCCCGAAGGGCCGACCTTTCGCGTCAACGTCAACCAGGCCGACTGGGTGACGCTCTCGCTCATTCCCGGGGTCGGCGAAAAACTTGCGAAGGCAATCGTTGACGCCCGCCTGGCCTGCGGCGGGAAGTTTGAATCGCTCGACGACCTCAAAACAGTTCGCGGCATCGGCGACAAAATACTCGAGAAACTCCGGCCTTACCTTTTCCTGGGCGACCCCGACGCGGGGGATGAGCCCGTCGAGATGGTGGATGCCCCCTGA